Part of the Drosophila kikkawai strain 14028-0561.14 chromosome 3L, DkikHiC1v2, whole genome shotgun sequence genome is shown below.
ttaaccgATTATCATTGCTTAAAAAtccaaattataaaaaaccaGTAGACAGTGTGGCCGCTTACTGTAAGGTGCCTCGACAGTCCGAGAAATATATACCAACTCAGTAGTGCGGCTTTGTCTTATACGACTTCTTATATTTAGCAACCGCCaagtttgaatttaaaatatttaccttaaaaagttttcacgaaataaataataaaattaaacattataaataaacaaacaaaataaacaaaaatatatattattaataattatatttttaaaagctttattCCCTTCTTTGTCTGTATCAGCATTTCAGTTATTtcagaaaattgattttacataCAGATGTagaattttaaagtaaatcaTAAGGAATTTCgtttatatatgaaatattttatcttTCAAGTTGAGATGAAATTATTATGACAAGCCgaggtttttaataaaatatttaattatatataaatatattattctatttatggctaaaaaaattatatatatatatatatttttttttaaagatattagataatattttatttattatttaagtgCATTTGTAGGTTAAAATAGCCTTAAGTGTTATGTAATTCATAAGCACCTGatatacaaaatttcacaactctgcGAAATAgcttttctaaaaataaacgaTGACTCATTTGATATCTTTTTTAACTTAACTTGATATTAAGTTCCAAAGCAAATactgtattttaaatatttgaatattttttaaaatttaatctaCAACCTATTTCGTAAagtatttcattaaatatttaaggttaGGTGTGGGATTTAAATTACATAATTTCTTGAAACACGTGATATTTCCAAGCACATGAAATCGGTCAagctaaaaatatacacaTGACGTCACCTAATCTTTGTTAGTGTTTGTGTATTTTgctgataaataaattaatgcaaatGTTTACAGTGCCAAAGTAGAGATAAGCTTGGCGCCAAAGTTGCCTATAAAAGCAGAGCGGCGAAAGTCCAGAGAAACCAGTCGAATTCAAGTGTTCAagtgaagcagcagcagcaatattGTCCAGagttccagcagcagcaacagtaattgttccagcagcagcagaaatagttccagcaacaacatcaacagtCCTAGCAGCAACACCTTTAGTTACAGTAGCAAAAGTAGCTCCTAAAGCAGGTGTTAAGTGAATTTCTTATCAAGTCAGGTGTAAACTAGTGCAAAAATGTCGCAATCCGATAACGCAGCACGTGAGCAAACTGCGGCAAATCCGATGCCCGAGGCATGTCAAGGTTGCCGCGGCCAATTGCCACGCTCCACGCCCGTGGAAGTCGAGGACATGGCCGCCTCCCCGTCGATAGAGAAACTCATCCGCAAGGCCACTATGGCCCAAAAAATGCTGACCGACGTCATGAAGCAACTCCAAAAGCAGCAGGAATCTCAGGTGTCTCGCAAGGATACAAAACCCAAGGCGATCCGAAGCTCTGAAGGAGGTAAAAGACATCACAGGGGACGCAAGCATGGTCATCACAGTAGCTCCtcttccagttccagttccggCCACAGCGACTGCGAGCTGATTGCCGTCGAGCAGGAGGAGATCTCGCATAGGAGGAGGCACGTCCGCGAGGATCGCAAGCGCGATCGCTCCCGATCCCGTGGCCGTTCCCGTGGTCACTCTCGTGGCCGTTCCCATGGGCGTTCTCGTTCCAGGTCCTACACCGATTCCCGACGATCCCGAGCCCTGCCCCTGGCTCTGCCCGTTAGGATTTCAGTGTGAGTATCCTGGCTTCAATCAGTATTATCCATTAtccatattatttattaagtgTGCACGCaaataaaaaacccaaaaaaatgaataaaaaattatgttatATGAAAATTCTTAAAAGAGTTCTTATTTCTTGTTATTGGGgggtttttatacccttgcaggatattataatttcagtcagaagtttgcaacgcagtgaaggagacatttccgaccctataaagtatatatattcttgatcagcatcaacaggggaatctttctagatatgtcaggaagaaatcgattttttggccatttttgcaaaattttataaattaaatcattaaattttttgattttgataaaaaatttaattttcaaaatttttaaatgaagtaagcagatttattaactgtaataaatcttgcacagaacagttttccgatttaaaattaatgctcttttggccgagttatgatatttttaattaaaaaaattaagaagttttttaatataaaaaatccgattttataatacaaaataatatttttctaagtcaaggaatcattttcgaccccataaaccatatatattcttgatcagcatcaacaggggaatctttttagacatgtccggaagaaatcgattttttggccatttttgcgaaatttgataaggggttacatcattaaaattagcagaaatggccaaaaatttggatttcttaaaattttaaatttggtatgcagttttcttaaattaataaaaactaacacaaaactgctttccgaatcgaaattaatgcatttttggcttagttattattattgatacctgcaagggtatacaaactttggctggccaaagttagctttctttcttgtttataatgAATTATAGAGTTGATATCAGTTATTTTGGGTATTATAACTTGGAGATAAAAATACTATCAGTTGAAGAatagaaatta
Proteins encoded:
- the LOC108073890 gene encoding uncharacterized protein isoform X2, giving the protein MSQSDNAAREQTAANPMPEACQGCRGQLPRSTPVEVEDMAASPSIEKLIRKATMAQKMLTDVMKQLQKQQESQVSRKDTKPKAIRSSEGVPVPATATAS
- the LOC108073890 gene encoding RNA-binding motif protein, X-linked 2 isoform X1; amino-acid sequence: MSQSDNAAREQTAANPMPEACQGCRGQLPRSTPVEVEDMAASPSIEKLIRKATMAQKMLTDVMKQLQKQQESQVSRKDTKPKAIRSSEGGKRHHRGRKHGHHSSSSSSSSSGHSDCELIAVEQEEISHRRRHVREDRKRDRSRSRGRSRGHSRGRSHGRSRSRSYTDSRRSRALPLALPVRISV